Proteins found in one Triticum aestivum cultivar Chinese Spring chromosome 4D, IWGSC CS RefSeq v2.1, whole genome shotgun sequence genomic segment:
- the LOC123100811 gene encoding mavicyanin-like, whose amino-acid sequence MGTPTTTTLAALPALLLCVSMSSLSGCLAAATYKVGGLDAWGLPPSTKPDVYVRWSKSVPVKLGDALFFLYPPSQDSAVQVTAKAFAACDVSDPLLKLEDGNSVFNLTKPGRAYFTSAAPGRCRKGQKLSVDVPGADGKLLKPSADDEAALKALSALPPAAAPSPSEALPSLSPGPDDDDSSAASMAVHRAAGSALSLLAALILLWM is encoded by the coding sequence ATGGGCACGCCGACGACGACGACTCTAGCGGCTCTGCCGGCGCTGTTGCTGTGCGTCTCCATGTCATCCTTGTCCGGCTGCTTGGCGGCGGCGACTTACAAGGTGGGCGGGCTGGACGCGTGGGGTTTGCCGCCGTCCACCAAGCCGGACGTGTACGTGCGGTGGTCCAAGTCCGTCCCCGTCAAGCTCGGcgacgccctcttcttcctctacccGCCCAGCCAGGACAGCGCCGTCCAGGTCACCGCCAAGGCCTTCGCCGCCTGCGACGTCTCCGACCCGCTGCTCAAGCTGGAGGACGGCAACTCCGTCTTCAACCTCACCAAGCCCGGGCGGGCCTACTTCACCAGCGCCGCCCCGGGCCGCTGCCGCAAGGGCCAGAAGCTGTCGGTGGACGTGCCTGGCGCCGATGGGAAGCTGCTCAAGCCGTCGGCGGACGACGAGGCCGCGCTCAAGGCGCTCTCTGCGCTGCCGCCTGCCGCTGCCCCGTCCCCGTCCGAGGCGCTCCCCTCGCTCTCGCCCGGCCCCGACGACGACGACTCCTCGGCTGCCTCCATGGCCGTGCACCGGGCCGCCGGATCCGCTCTGTCTCTCCTCGCCGCTCTCATCCTCCTGTGGATGTGA